The Desulfobacterales bacterium sequence ATGCAGATCGAATATTGCCGGGTTTTGGAAAGCTGATAAAAAATCATTCTCTCCCTGATCAAATCATCCAACTAATTGCCGACGCGCATTCGTTAGCTTAATCCAACTGAATATTGTGATCATAGGATTTTGTGTATTCAAAATTTTTGAATGAACAGATCGAAATGACCAGAGAAAAGCTCTCTATCGTTTCCCGACATTATGACGATCTGGGAACATTTGACCTTCCGGTGGACGGTGGCTTTTTTTCGAAACTGAAAGAATCCACCCGGGGACTGGAATTAAAAGCCGGACAAATGAAGGAAATTTTTTCTGTGATATTGAATAATATGGGAGAGATCATCGATTCCTTGATAAATTTGACGGTCCTGTATGTCGCTTTATTCTTATTTCAGGTGGTTTTGATTCCTGTATGTATGTTATGGGCATTGTTTAAACTCGTGAATATCGTATTCGTGTCAAATTTAGAGACCTGGCTTATAAACGAGCTTCAACCGAACCCCGTGCCGGCGGACCGGACCATGAAGGCATGATAGTTTTATCTTATCGACAGGAGCTGGAAATGCAGACGATGTCAGAATGGCTGAACAACGCAGGTTTACACTTGGCCGGGCGGTCTCGCTGGCACTGGATCTGGGGAGCGGTCGTTGATCGAAAAAAATGCCTTTGTCCGTTTTGACAGCGATTCAAAGTATAATAAAGCGATCATACAAAAGCTGATTTCCGAAACCAGGGCGCATATTGCGCGTGTTGAAAACATGGCCAAAAAAATAAGGTCTGCGGAACAAAAATGACGGATATGCTCTGATTTCCAGGGAAAGCCGGATCATATCCGTCAGACAACCGGCGTAAATGGGGCAGGATTGAAATAAACCAGGCTACGCGACATCCTGAATCAACACGGTCTCTTCGGTACTCAGCACTTTGTCGATGTCCAGAAGGATTTTAACCCCGCTTTCCATTTTTGCCATCCCAAGGATATATCTCGTATCCAGAGATATCCCAAAGGCCGGAGTGTTTTCAATGTCCTCGCCTTTGATATTAAGAACCTCGGAAACAGAATCAACGACGATGCCCATAAGAATGATTCCGGACGGACCTGCAAGTTCCACTACAATGATACAGGTGCGTTCCGTATAATCTACGGATTCCATGCCAAATTTCATTCGAAGATCAATAACCGGGATCACTTTTCCCCGCAGATTGATTACCCCTTTGATATAATCCGGAGTCTGAGGGACTGAGGTGATCGGCATCATTCCGATGATTTCCTTGATTTTCAAAATGCCGATCCCATATTCTTCATTGCCCAGCGTGAAAGTCAGATATTTGCCTTCTCTGTCCGCCATGATTTTTACTGCCTTGTTGATGGTTTCAGTTGTTTCAGTCATCTGGATACCTCCTTTATGATCAAACGTTTCATGTACGGAAATTGACGCAGTTACATATAATATGTTGCAGCAACACGGCCTGTCAGGCATCATTAAAAAAACAAGCCAGTTCAATGACTGCGATGATATATATTACAGCCAGAGCTATTATCAGTTTCAAGTAGAAAAATAAAGAGAGAAGAGAGTTGGGTTCAGTTCGGCCCAATTGAGGAAATAACCCATCCGGTCTGCAAACCGGTTTTACGACCAATACCCGGGAGTATGAGCAAGTAGCTCCAACGTGTCTGAAACCTCTCTATTGACCTCTTTTACTATCGCCATCGAACAATTCTGAATCAGCCTGGTTTTATTTAGATCATATCCGGTGGGTCCAATAATCTGTTCGATTGGCGCTTCTGAAATATCACGGGATGCGGGAAACTTTTTGAATAATTCTCCGGAGACGAAGTTTGGGCTTGATCATAACTGCGGCCACAATGTCACGGGGTCCGTCCCGTCCGTTGCCGGCTTCTCCAGCACGGTCCGGGGGATGCCGGGCCCATGAAGCTAAAGCGCAAAAACTCGGCAAGCCTCAAACAGTTTGCGCTTCTTAACGCTTCATGGCCCCGACATCTTTTTCCCGGATCGCGCCATGTCGTACGCCGGCAACGGGCGGGACTCAGAGGCTACGCACAGCAAAATATGGCCGCAGTTATGATCAAGCCCCGAAGTTTACTTGTTTGACGGTGCAGCGCGCAGAAAGGATAGTTGCGATAGGCAATTCAAACGGGTTGTTGAAATTGAGTTGTGTCTTGACATTCGGGGGGGGCACCTTTAGAATTTGTCGGATCAGTTCAATGCGTTCTTCATTCAGCATGATGGCTGAACCTTACTGTCTGGCTGATTCAATATTGCCGATTGGCTGTTGCAATTTTTTCAGTCATGAGCTTCGCCCTGCCACAGGGCAAATGCACAAACCGGGGAAAACAGATATTTCCGGATAGACGCTGCCTGACCAGGTCAGTGGACTGTTTGTATGGTCAACACAATAGACATTATCATTGAATGAAAGTGGGCCAGGGTTGTATGAATTCAACTAAAAAAGTTCGGGCTTTAGGTCTTTGTTCCGGAGGGCTTGACAGTATATTGGCCGCTCTCGTATTAAAAGAACAGGGGATAGTCGTTGAATGGATTACGTTTGAGACGCCGTTTTTTTCGGCGGACAAGTCGGTAAAAGCATCCGAGATGACCGGTATTCCAATAACGGTTCAGCAGATTACGACTCCCTATCTTGACATGCTCAAAC is a genomic window containing:
- a CDS encoding chemotaxis protein CheW, producing MTETTETINKAVKIMADREGKYLTFTLGNEEYGIGILKIKEIIGMMPITSVPQTPDYIKGVINLRGKVIPVIDLRMKFGMESVDYTERTCIIVVELAGPSGIILMGIVVDSVSEVLNIKGEDIENTPAFGISLDTRYILGMAKMESGVKILLDIDKVLSTEETVLIQDVA